The Streptomyces sp. NBC_00224 genome contains the following window.
GGCTCTCGGACGCGGAGGTGCGAGGGGAGTTCCCCGAACTGTGCCCGCCCCCGATCGCCGGCGGTGTCGACGCCCTCCTGGAGCGCAAGAACGCCGGCTACATCAATCCGCGGCGACTGGTGAGGTCCCAGCTGGAGCTGGCGGCGACAGCGGGGGCACGGCTGCTCCGGGGATCTGTGACCTCCGTAGGCAGGGACGAGAAGACCGGCCTGTGGTGCGTACGCGGGGAAGGCGCCGCCGGCGGCCCCTTCTGCGTCGGCGCCGAGAAAGTCCTCGTCGCGGCAGGTGCGCTGATCAACCACAACGACGCTCTCCCCCAAGGCCGCCAGCTCGACCTGCAGGTCTTCACCGAGCCCAACCTGCTGTTCGAGGTCGACGCGCCCCAGCGCGAACGTCTGCGGGACCTCCCCACGGTCGTCACCATCGACCCGACCGACTCGGGCGACGACAACATGTCGGCCTATCTGCTGCCGCCGGTCCAGTACCCCGACGGCAGGTGGTACTTGAGGATCGGACCAGCGATGCAGCCCCTCGTCGAGGAACTGCGGGCGGCACAGGAGATCCTCGCATGGTGCACGCGGCAGACCATCACGCCGCGACAATCCCAATTCCTCCTGCGGATGACACGCATGCTGCTCCCCCACCTGGAACCGGTCTCCGTCCGCGAGGCGTGCTGCGTCGTCGACAAAACCCCCTCCCGCTACCCCTACCTCGGTCACCTGGACGACGGCCTGTCCGTGGCCGTCGGTGGCAACGGCCACGGAGCCCGCGGATCCGACGAGATCGGCCGGCTCGCCTCGACCGTCGTACTGGGCGAACCCTGGGACTTCCCCCTCCCGCAGAAGACGTTCGCTCCCGCCGCCGCGCCCATGGCACAGCCGGACCGCCCCTCCTACCTGAAGCCGCCCTTCGGCCTGTGCTGACGAGTCCCGGCAGGCCACGGCAGCCGTCGCGGGGTCGCGGGGCGGGCGCCACGGCGCCGTACTGGCAGCGACCTCGGTGGTGCTCGCCGCCGGGCGGGTCCCGGGGCCGACCTGGGTGGCGGCCACCGTGGGTGCGTTCGTCGCGTGTGCGGCCATAGCCGGGAAAAGGGTCGTGAAAACTCTGGGAACACGGCTGGCCGAGCCCGTCGAACGAGTCGTACGCCGGTCCGCCGCGAGGAACGCGCTCCTCGGCCCACGGGTACCCACGAGCGGCAGCGACACTCGCGGACATCGAAATCGGCCCCGGAGAGCCGCTGCTCGCTCTGCTCCGGCGCGCACGGCCGCCGAGTCGACCGACGGCCCTCCTCACCCGCAGCCAGCACTCCCCGCGGGCCTCCTACGGCGAACAGTGCCTCGCCGACCAAGGCGACGCGACCGGAGCCGTGGAGTGGAACTCCCTGGCTGACAGGCATACTTCGCCCGGCTCGCTCGCTACGGCAACTACCGAGGAACACCACGGACGTTGGCGATCCTCGCGGCGCTGCTGGTAGCGCAGAGCAGCACTCGGGCGCTAGCTGGACGCTAAACATTCTGTTCAGCGTCCGTAGGGAGACATCACTCCTCGGGCAGTTCCACGATCACCAATGTGCCCCGGCTCCCGGGACGGACCGTGTGGGCAGCTCCTGCCGCCACCATGAACAGCTCGCCCGCCCGCACCGACACCGGCGTGCCGTCCACCTCCAGCTCCAGCCGGCCGTCGAGGACCAGCAGAGCCTCGGCGGCCCCATGGCTCTCCTCCTCGACCGGCAACTCATTCATGCGCAGTACCTTCACGCAGGCCGCCCCCACCATGCCCAG
Protein-coding sequences here:
- a CDS encoding NAD(P)/FAD-dependent oxidoreductase → MRSIVVRHAEVAVVGAGMFGSAAAKYLSRAGADTVVIGPADPAYRTTVRLPEFGAHQDESRIARCLGWDRFWGTVDTRSTARYRDIEAESGISFFHECGSLALAANSLGDHTRDMLSTGREDGVVVERLSDAEVRGEFPELCPPPIAGGVDALLERKNAGYINPRRLVRSQLELAATAGARLLRGSVTSVGRDEKTGLWCVRGEGAAGGPFCVGAEKVLVAAGALINHNDALPQGRQLDLQVFTEPNLLFEVDAPQRERLRDLPTVVTIDPTDSGDDNMSAYLLPPVQYPDGRWYLRIGPAMQPLVEELRAAQEILAWCTRQTITPRQSQFLLRMTRMLLPHLEPVSVREACCVVDKTPSRYPYLGHLDDGLSVAVGGNGHGARGSDEIGRLASTVVLGEPWDFPLPQKTFAPAAAPMAQPDRPSYLKPPFGLC
- a CDS encoding cupin domain-containing protein, producing MSAVDLAETAAGLPEAWSSRKLGMVGAACVKVLRMNELPVEEESHGAAEALLVLDGRLELEVDGTPVSVRAGELFMVAAGAAHTVRPGSRGTLVIVELPEE